The following DNA comes from Micromonospora chokoriensis.
GGTGTCCTCCAGGCCGAGCACGAACGAGCCCTTGCTCATCCCCTTGCCCCGGGCCACCTCGGCCTCGGTCAACCCGGCGGCGGCGACCCGGGCCAGCTCGGCGCGGGTCAGCGCCAGCACCTCGTCCACCTTGCCCGGCGCGCAGCCGGCGTAGACGGCGAACAGGCCGGTGTCGGCGTACTGGCTCGCGTAGGAGTAGACCGAGTACGCCAGGCCGCGCTGTTCGCGGATCTCCTGGAACAGGCGGCTGGACATGCCGCCGCCGAGCACGTTGTTGAGCACCCCGAGAGCGAAGCGCCGCTCGTCGAGGCGGTCGATGCCGGGGCAGCCGAGGATGACGTGCGCCTGCTCGGTCTCCTTCGGCTCCACGACGGTGGTCGCCGGCTTGGTGCGTACCGCAGGGGTCGCCGCGCGGTGCGGCGCCGGGGTGGCCGGGTCGCTGTCCAGAGGGGTGCCGCGCACCGCCTGGCGGACCAGCTTGACCACTGTGGCGTGGTCGAGGTTGCCGGCGGCGGCGATGACGATCTGCGGCGCGGTGTAGCGGCCCCGGTAGAAGCTCTGGATCTGCCGCCGGGTCATCGGCGTGACGGTCTCCGCGGTGCCGGAGATCAGCCGGCCCAGCGGGTGGTCGCCGTAGACCGCCTGGACGAAGAGGTCGTGCACCTCGTCACCGGGCTCGTCGTCGTGCATGGCGATCTCTTCGAGGATCACGCCACGTTCGGTCTCGACGTCGGCCGGTTCCAACAGCGAGTCGGCGACCAGGTCGCACATCACGTCGATCGCCAACGGCAGGTCCTCGTCCAGCACGCGGGCGTAGTAACAGGTGTATTCCTTCGTGGTGAAGGCGTTGGTCTCCCCGCCCACCGCCTCGATCTGCGAGGAGATCTCCAGGGCGTTGCGCTTGTTGGTGCCCTTGAAGAGCAGGTGTTCGAGGAAGTGCGCGGCGCCGGCCTGCGGGCCGGTCTCGTCGCGGGAGCCGACCGCCACCCAGATGCCGAACGAGACGCTGCGCATCGCGGGAATCGCCTCGGTGAGCACGCGCAGGCCGCTGGGCAGCACGGTACGTCGTACCGTGCCGCCCAGCGGGTCGTCGCTGAGCGTCCGGGTCACCGCGCGGGTGGTGCCGCCGGAGCGACCCACCCCTGCGGCCCGAGAAGGAGCCACCCCCCGTCGATCCGGCGGAAACGGCGCGCTGAAGGCCCGACTCACGTGGTGCTCCCGGTTCAACGAGGGGTGGGTGTCGCAGGTGCTACTGGTCAGCTGTGCCGGGTCCGGCGGCGCGGACGCTCGCCGCCCTCGCCACCCTCGCCGCCGCCGCCCTCGCCGCCGCGCTCCGGGCCACGCCCGCCCCGGTCGCCGCCACGCTCGCGGTCACCGCGGTCACGCGGAGCCCGGTCGCCACGGTCGCGACCGGCGGGGCGGTCGCCACCGGCGGCCTCACCGGCGGCCGGCGCCTCGGCGCCCTCCGGACGGACCTTGTCCAGGTAGATCTTGCCGCGGGCGTCGATGTCCGCGATCTCGACCTCGACCCGGTCGCCGACGTTGAGGAAGTCCTCGACGCGCTCGACCCGCTTGCCGTCGCCCACCTTGGAGATGTGCAGCAGGCCGTCGCGGCCCGGCAGCAGCGAGATGAACGCACCGAACGCGGCGGTCTTGACCACCGTGCCGAGGAACCGCTCGCCCTGCTTGGGCAGCGTCGGGTTGGCGATCCCGTTGATCCGGTCGACGGCCGCCTGGGCCGACGGGCCGTTGGTGGCACCGACGTAGATCGTGCCGTCGTCCTCGATGGAGATCTCGGCGCCGGTCTCGTCCTGGATCGCGTTGATGGTCTGACCCTTCGGGCCGATCACCATGCCGATCTTGTCCACCGGGATCTTGACGGTGGTGACGCGCGGGGCGTAGTCCGACATCTCGGCCGGGGCCTCGATCGCCGCCTTCATCACACCGAGGATGACCTGCCGGGCCTCGTTCGCCTGCTGCAGCGCGGCGGCCAGCACGTCCGACGGGATGCCGTCGAGCTTGGTGTCGAGCTGGAGCGCGGTGACGAAGTCCGGGGTGCCGGCGACCTTGAAGTCCATGTCACCGAACGCGTCCTCGGCGCCGAGGATGTCGGTCAGCGTCACGTACTGGGTCTTGCCGTCCACCTCGTCGGAGATGAGACCCATCGCGATGCCGGCGACCGGCGCCTTCAGCGGGACACCCGCGGAGAGCAGGCCCAGCGTCGACGCGCAGACCGAACCCATCGAGGTGGAGCCGTTGGAGCCGAGGGCCTCGGACACCTGCCGGATGGCGTACGGGAACTCCTCGCGCGTCGGCAGCACCGGGATCAGCGCGCGCTCGGCGAGAGCGCCGTGGCCGATCTCGCGACGCTTCGGCGAGCCGACCCGGCCGGTCTCACCGGTCGAGTACGGCGGGAAGTTGTAGTTGTGCATGTAGCGCTTGCGGTTCTCGGGGGACAGCGTGTCCACCATCTGCTCCATGCGGAGCATGTTCAGCGTGGTGACACCCAGGATCTGGGTCTCGCCCCGCTCGAACAGCGCCGAACCGTGCACCCGGGGCAGCACGCCGACCTCGGCGGTCAGCGCCCGGATGTCGCGCGGGCCGCGGCCGTCCATGCGGACCTGCTCGCGCAGCACGCGGTTGCGCACCTCGGACTTGGTCAGCGACCGGAAGGCGGCGGACAGCTCCTTCTCCCGGCCCTCGAACCGGGCGCCCAGCTCCTCGGCGACCCGGGCCTTGACCCGGTCCAGGGCCTCCTCGCGGTCGGCCTTGCCGGCGATGGTGATGGCCTCGGCCACGTCGCCGCGGGCGAACTCGGCGACGGCGTCGTACGCGTCGTCCTGGTAGTCCAGGAACACCGGGAACTCGGTGACCGGCTTGGCGGCGACCTCGGCCAGCTCGCTCTGCGCGCGGCACAGCTCACGGATCGCCGGCTTGGCGGCCTCCAGGCCGCTGGCGACGATCTCCTCGGTCGGGGCGGTGGCACCGGCCGAGATCAGGGCGACGGCGTTCGGCGTGGCCTCGGCCTCCACCATCATGATCGCGACGTCGCCGTCCTCGAGCGTGCGGCCGGCCACGACCATGTCGAACGTGGCCCGGGCCAGCTCCTCCAGCGTCGGGAAGGCGACCCACTGGCCGTCGATGTGGGCGACGCGGGTCGCGCCGATCGGGCCGGAGAACGGCAGACCGGAGAGCTTGGTCGACATCGAGGCGGCGTTGATCGCCACGACGTCGTACGGGTGCTGCGGGTCGAGCGCGAGGACGGTCTCGACGACCTGGACCTCGTTGCGCAGGCCCTTGACGAACGACGGGCGCAGCGGCCGGTCAATCAGCCGGCAGGTGAGGATCGCGTCCTCGCTGGGCCGACCCTCACGGCGGAAGAACGAGCCGGGAATGCGGCCCGCGGCGTACATCCGCTCCTCGACGTCGACGGTCAGCGGGAAGAAGTCGAACTGCTCCTTCGGGTGCTTACCGGCGGTCGTGGCGGAGAGAACGACCGTCTCGCCCAGCTGGGCGATGACGGAACCGGCGGCCTGGCGGGCCAGCCGGCCGGTGGAGAAGGTGATCTCACGGGTGCCGAAGGACCCGTTGTCGATCACGGCGGTGCGGGATTCGGTGCCGAGTTTGGTCTCGGTCATGTGCTGTCGTGCTCCTTCGCGTCGTGGGCCCACGACATCGGGGAGCTGCTCAGCCGGCCGGTCTTCGATCGAAGCGCCCGGGGTGGCCGGCATCATGCCGGGGTTCCCGGGGGCCACTACCGGAGACCGGTACGCTGACCGGCTCCCTCTCGGGTGGTCGCGCGGCCCATGGTTCTTCTGGTGGGGACGCGGTACGGGGGAGCGACCGGTCGGTCACTCCCCCGTCACGTCACCGGCGCAGGCCGAGCCGCTCGATGAGCGACCGGTAGCGGGCAATGTCCTTCTTCTGGACGTAGTTGAGCAGCCGACGGCGACGGCCGACCAGCAGCAGCAGCCCACGGCGGCTGTGGTGGTCGTGCTTGTGCACCTTCAGGTGCTCGGTCAGCTCGGCGATCCGCTTGGTGAGGACCGCGACCTGGACCTCCGGCGAACCGGTGTCGCCCTCGGCGGTCGCGTACTCCGCGCGGATGCTGGCCTTGGCTTCCTGGTCGAGCGCCATGTTCTCCCTGTTTCGATGGGTTGATCAAGTAGGTTGTCCGTCGTCCCGATGGACCGGGAACGGACCGGTACCTCGCACCCGCGGCGTCGAGCAGGCACGCGAGGCCCCACGCCGGTCACCCGACGTCCCGGCAAGACTACCAGCACTCGCCGGTAACACCCGGCCAAGGGCCGCCGCCGGACCCGCCGATCAGGCCAGGGCGTGCCGGGTACGGGTGACGTCCTGCTCCATCTGGGCGATCAGCGGCTCGATCGAGTCGTACCTGACCTGGCCGCGCAGGTGCGCCACGAAGTCCAGGGCCAGGCGCTCGCCGTACAGGTCACCGGAGAAGTCGAGCGCGTACGCCTCGACCCGCCGCTCCCGGCCGGAGAAGGTCGGGTTGGTGCCCACGGACACCGCCGCCATCAGGGGCTCACGTTGCCCGCGGCGGATCAGTCGGGCCGCGTACACCCCGTCGGCGGGCACCGCCGCGTACCTGTGGCACAGCAGGTTGGCGGTGGGGAAGCCCAGCTCCCGACCGCGCTGGTCGCCGCGGACCACCACGCCCTCCAGGCGATGGGGGCGGCCCAGCGCGGCGGCGGCCGCGCCCACGTCACCCGCGTCGACGCAGGAGCGGATGTACGTGGAGGAGAAGACGGTGCCGTCCTCGGCGACCAGCGGGCCGCCCTCGACGCCGAAGCCGAAGGTACGGCCCAGCTGCTCCAGCAGTGCCACGTCGCCGGCCGCCCGGTGCCCGAAGCGGAAGTTGGCGCCGACCACCACCAACGCCGCGTGCAGGTGCTCGACCAGGACGTCGTGCACGAACTGTTCGGCGGGCAGCCGGGAGAACTCCGGTGTGAACGGCACCACGCAGAGCACGTCCACGCCGAGCGCCTCGATCAACTCGGCCTTGCGGGCCGGTTCGGTGAGCACCGCCGGGTGCGAGCCGGGCCGGACCACCTCGGCCGGATGCGGGTCGAAGGTCACCACCACCGACTGCACGCCCAACTCCCGGGCTCGGGTCACGGCGTGCCCGATGGTCGCCTGGTGCCCCTTGTGCACGCCGTCGAAGACGCCGATGGTGACGACCGAACGCCCCCACCCGCCGGGCGCCGCGTCGTACCCCCGCCACCGCTGCATGCCGCTCCTCCCCTGCTGTCCCGCCGGCTGAGGGCCGGCGGACCTGCGCCCCGCCGTCAGGCCGGGGCGAGCACGATCTCCGCGCGGGCTCGCCCGTCCCGCTCGCTGACGATAGCGATCAGACCGCCGGCGGGGCCGAAGACGGCGTACGGCCCGGTGAGGCCGGCCGGGTCCAACGGCCCACCGTGGGCGAGCACCCGAGCCTCCTCGGGCGTGGCCTCCCGACGCGCGAAGAAGCGGTCGGCTGCCGCGTCCAGCGGCAGGTTCACCACCTCCGGGGCACGCTGCTCCAGGTCGTCGAGGGTGGCCGCCTCGGCGAGGGTGAAGCCCCCCACCGCGGTCCGGCGCAGCGCGGTCAGGTGCCCGCCGACACCGAGCGCGAGGCCCGCGTCCCGGGCGATGGCCCTGATGTACGTGCCGGAGGAGCAGGTGACGTCCACGTCCACGTCCACCAGGTCCGCTTCGGTACGGCGGATCGCCAGCACCTCCAGGCGGGAGATGGTGACCCGCCGCGACGGCAGTTCGACGCTCTCCCCCTCGCGCACCCGCTTGTACGCGCGCTGACCGTTGATCTTGATGGCGCTGACCGCGCTCGGCACCTGGTCGACCTCACCGCGCAGTGGGGCCAACGCCGCCCGGATCGCGTCGTCGGTGAGATGACCGGCCGGCGTGCTGGCGATCACGTCGCCCTCGGCGTCGTCGGTGACGGTGGCCTGGCCGAGCCGGATGGTGCCGGTGTAGCTCTTGCCCGCGCCGATCACGTAGGTCAGCAGGCGGGTGGCCCGGCCCACACCGATCACCAGCACACCGGTGGCCATCGGGTCGAGGGTGCCGCCGTGGCCGACGCGTCGGGTCCTGGCCAGCCGGCGGATCCGCGCCACCACGTCGTGCGACGTCATGCCGCCGGGCTTGTCGACGACGATCAGACCATCGGTGCTCACGTCGGCCAAGCCTGCCAGACGGCGCGCTCGCCGGAGTGTGTGGGCCGCCCGGCGTGACCCGAGCCTCCGTCGACGACCCGCGCCCTGCGGGACCGCCTTGCCGCCGGCACCTACTATCTGCTCGCGCTGACGAACAGCGGCGAGCGCTGACGGGGGACGAGAGATGACAGAAACGACGCCGAACGAGCCCGCACCGACGAATCCGACCGACCCGCCTCCCCCGCCGCCGGTCGCGGTCGCGGAGGTCAACCCGGTACGGCTACCGGAGTGGATGAGCTCAGCGCAGACCGAGCACCAGCCCACCGGCTGGGACCGGGTGCGGTTCTTCTCCGCCCGACACAACGGTGCGCTGCTGCTGGGCATCGGGTTCGTGCTGGCCCTCCTGATGGTCGGCGGCGGCCTGGTGATGGTCGACTGGGTAGCCGACGGCGTCCGCGCGGGGACCCCGGCGACCCCGACCGCGAGCGCCACCCCGCCGGTCAGCAGGGTGGGTGAGCCGCGCGACCTGTTCGCCGGTTCACCGGCGGCCTCCTTCGCCCCGGGTGAGCAGGCCGTGCGGATGCCGGCGGCCAAGGCCACCGGGCCGTTCACCGCGGCCCAGGTCCAGGCCGCGCTGGAGTCGGTACGCAAGGGGTTGATCGAGAGCCGACTGGACATGTCGATGTTCATGGGCGACACGGAGCCGTTCCTCAAGGTGCTCGCTCCGGACGCCCGCGAGCAGCTCAGGTCGGACTTCACCGGCAACAGCTTCCTGCGGTACGCGACCAGGATGGCGTCGCCGTCGGACTGGGAGCCGGGCGTCCGGGCCGACGGTCGGGTCAGTTACCGGGCCATCGAGGAGAACGGTGTGCGGGTGCTGGAGGTCTCCACCGAGTTCGTCTGGGCGTACCCGTTCGACGTGGACCTGCGGGCACCCGCCGGCGCCAGCGTGGTGGCGTTGCGCGACCGGGTGGTGTGGCAGGTGCCGCACCCGGACGACGTGCCGGCCACCGCTCGGGGGCTCTGGATCACCTCGGCCGAGGCGGTGACCTGGAACGCGGACTGCGCGCAGCTCCGTGACGGCTGGGTGCAGGAGCAGTTCTGGGTGGCCGACGTGCACCGGGACCGGATCCCGGCCGGCGACCCGGGCACGATCTTCGACATCGACGCGCCCGCGCCGACCACCACCCGCTGCTGATCCGGCGGTGGTCAGCGGACCGCGCCGACCACCGCCCACCTGCCGTTGCGCAGGCGCAGCAGCAGTGCGACCAGCCGGATCACCACGAACACCGTGAGCCCGGCCCAGATGCCGCCCAGCCCGAGGTCGAGGGCGTACGCCAGCCAGATGGCGGGAAGGAAGCCACCGAGCGCCGCCACGATGGTGAGGTTGCGCAGGTAACGCACGTCGCCCGCGCCGATCAGCACGCCGTCGAGGGCGAACACCACCCCGGCCAGCGGCAGCATCACGACGAACCACGGCCACGCGATCATGGCCTGCTCGCGTACCCCCGGGTCGGAGCTGAACCACGTCGGCACCACGCCGGCGCCGGCGGCGACGAACAGCGCGAAGCCGACGCCGCAGATTCCGCCGAGCAGCCCGATCCGGCGGGCGAGCGCCCGCGCGCCCGCGTCGTCGCCGGCACCGAGCGCGGCACCCACCAGCGACTGCGCGGCGACGGCGAGGGCGTCGAGCACCAGCGCGGTGAAGAACCAGAGTTGCAGGGCGATCTGGTGGGCGCCGACGGCGGCGGCGCCGAAGCGGGCGGCGACGGCGGTCGCGGAGAGGAAGCTCGCCTGGAACGCCAGCCCCCGGATCAGCAGGTCCCGGCTGAGCACCAACTGCTGGCGGATCACGTGGGGTCGGGGCCGCAGCGACACCCGTTCGGTGACCAGCGCGGCGGCGAAGAGCGCACCGCAGAGGGTCTGCGCGACGACGTTGGCCACCGCCGAGCCGACCAGGCCCAGCCCACCGGGGTAGACCAGCAGCGGGCAGAGCAGCGCGGAGAGCAGGTTGGGGCCGAGCACGAAGTACAGCGGGCGGCGGGTGTCCTGCACGCCGCGCAGCCAGCCGTTGCCGGCTGCGGCGAGGAGCAGGCCGGGGGCGCCGAGGGCCGCGATGCGCAGCCAGTGTTCGGCGGCGTCGGCGACGTCGCCGGCACCTCCGGCGAGGGTACGCGCCAGCGCTGCTCCGCCGAACTGCATGCCGATCGCGATCAGCAGACCGACACCGAACGCCAACCAGGACGTCTGGACGCCCTCGGCCACAGCGGCAGCCCGGTCTCCCGCGCCGAAGCGGCGGGCCGCGCGCCCGGTGGTGCCGTACGCGACAACGGTGCCGACCCAGGCGGTGAGCGTCATCACCGTGCCGCCGACGGCGAGCGCGGCGAGCGGCACCCGGCCGAGGTGACCGACCACCGCCGTGTCGACGAGCACGTAGAGCGGCTCGGCGGCGAGCACCACGAGGGCCGGCAGGGCGAGGCTGGCGATCCGGCGCGGCGATACGGATCGGTCGGTGGTGACGGTCTGGCTCATCGCCGCCGATCCTGGCACGACCGAGGTAAGGATCGCAATCCCGCCGACCGCTTACCTTGCCGGCGCCCCCTCCAGCGGGTGTCCCCCGGTCGTCGTTGATCCACCGCCCGGTGCCCGCCGGCGGGCGGTCAGGGTGTCGGCCTCTCTGGTCAGAGGCTTTGGAGCTGATGTCGTAGACGATTCACACCGGCCGGGAAGACCCCCCACAGAACCCGGGCGTGATGTCGCAGACGATTCAGCTCCACAGGCGCACCGGGAAGCGTCGGCCCCTCCCCGACCGCACCGACCAGAGGGGTCAGCGCTGGCCCGGTCGGGTCACTGGCGGGTGTCCATCGACGTCTGCAGCGCGCGGCGAGCCTGCTCGCGGGCGTCGTCGGTGGTGGTCTCGGGCTTGGGCTTGTTCGGCATGGTGGTGGTCCTTCCAGGGAGACGAGCCACCGAGACACGGCAGCCCTCACGGGCGGTCCTGCTGAGCGCCCCACGGCGGTCCGGGGTTACCGGAGCAGCCGCCTGGGCAGCGTGAGCCCGGGTCGGTCCGACCCTGGAGGGAGGCGGCACGAGGTGTGGCACCACCACCCATGACCTGCACCGCCACGCGGCGCCGGCCCTCTCCCAAGTTATCGTTCAGGTCCATATGCTGCTCACGGTTCCCGCCATCTGGACGGTCGGCAACCCGGCTCAACGGGCCAGGAAGTGCCACCCCAGCCACCACCAGAACCCGAACAGACCGATCCGGCCCACCGGCACCGGACCGACCTCGTAGCGCATCACGTACGCGCAGACCTCGCCGAGGGTGGGGATCCGGGAGCCCTCCCGCCGGGCCAGCCACTCGACCACGGCGAAGAGCACCAGCGCGGCCAGGAAGCCGCCGATCGCAAGCGCCCGCATCATCGCCGCACCAGCCCCCAGAAGGCCGCCAGCCAGGCGAACCAGGCCGCCGAACGGGTCAGCTGATCTTCCAGGAGAGGGTCGGCGAGCCGGGAGAAGGTGGGGAAGTCATCACCGGCGGCCAACACGAAGGTCGCACCCTCGAAGACGCCGAAGACCACCACCGGCACCGCCCACCAGGCCGCTCCCGCGCCCAGCCGGCGCGGCGCCGGTCGCCGAGGCACCCGGTTGCTCAGACCGAGCCAGATCAGCACCCCACCGGTGCCGAGGGTGAAGAGATTCGCCTCGGTGGAGAAGGAGGCGAACCGGCCACCGACCAGCGACAGGCAGACCAGGACAGGAACGGAGACGGCGGGCCGGTCCCAGGCGCGGGGGGCCTCCACGGTGAGGTCGTGCGGCTGCTCCATCCCGCAATTCTTCCCGGTCTCACGGAGCGCGGGAAGACCGACACTCCCCGGAGCTGACCCTGATCTTCGAGATCAGCGGATCGATGACGGTGAACGCCGTGTCAGCTGGTCGGCTGAATCAGCGCCGCGTCCAGGTGGTCACGGATCGACTCGACCACCTGCTCGACGGTGCCCCGACCGGTGAAACCGGCCGCGAACGTGTGACCACCACCGCCCAGCGCGACCGCGACCCGGCTGACGTCCACAGCGCCCTTGCTGCGCATCGACACCGCCCACTCGCCCGACGTGGTCTGCTTCAACACACAGCCCACGTCCGCCTCGGCGGTGCAGCGCACCGAGTCGATCAACGCCTCCAGCACGTACGGCCGCTGGTCGTGTCGGGCCAGGTCGTCCAGCGTGGCGAAGGTCCAGACGAACCCGCGGCCAGCGGCGGCGGTCGGCTCCAACCGCGCCCGACCGAGCACCTCACCGAAGAGACGGACCGCACCGAAGGGTCGGGTGTCGAAGACCCGCCGCGAGATGTCGCCCGGCGAGATGCCGGTGGCCAGCAACCGGGCAGCCATCTCGTGCACCGCCGGGGTGGTCGCCGCGAACCGGAACGAACCGGTGTCGGTCGTCAGGGCCACGTAGAAGCACTCGGCGATCTCCCGATCGACCACGACCCCGAGCCGGGCCAGCAGCCGCTCGGCCACCACCGACGTCGCTGCAGCACCCGGATCGACAAGGTTGACAGTGCCGAAGCCCGGGTTCGAGGCATGGTGGTCGAGCACCAGCGCCGCACCCGCCGACGACAGACGCCCGGCCAACTCGCCGAGGCGCGACTCACTCGCCGCGTCGAAACAGATCACCAGATCGGGTGCCGGGTCCGCCGCGTCGGCCGGGACCAGCAGTTCGAGCCCGGGCAGCCCGTGCAACGGCTCCGGCACCTCCGGCGGCCCGGGGAAGGTCGCCTGCACCTCGCGGACGCCGAACTGCCGCAGGCCCAGAGCGAAGCCGAGCATGCTGCCCAGCGCGTCGCCGTCCGGGTTGACGTGACAGATCAACAGCACCCGGGCGCCCACCGGAAGATCCCGCAGCAACGCCTCGGCCGCAGCCCAGTCCGCCTCGGTGGGGACAACCCCGGCCGCCCCGGCCAGCGGGGCGCTGGTGGCGCTGGTCACCGCGTTTCCCCACCCCGCGGGGTCTCCGGGACGTCGGCGGCCTCGTCCGACTCGTCGTCCTCGTCCTCCACCCGGTACGGCTGGGCCTCGCCCGCGTACTTCGCCTGGGCGGCGAGCCGCTGCACCTCGGCGTCGGCGTTACGAGCGGCGGCGAGCAGGTCGTCGATGTGCTTGACCTGGTCCTGTACGTCGTCGAGGACGAACGTCAGGGTCGGCGAGTGCCGCAGCCCGAGCGCCTTGCCGACCGTGCTGCGCAGCATCCCCTTGGCGCTCTCCAGGGCGGCTGCGGTGTCCGCCTGGGCCACCGAGTCGCCGAGCACCGTGTAGAAGACCGTCGCGTCGCGCAGGTCCGCGGTGATCCGGGCGTCGGTGATGGTGATCATCCCGAGCCGCGGGTCCTTGATCTGGCTCCGCACCACCGACGCGACCAGCTCACGCACCCGCTCGGCGTGCCGGCGTACCTTGGCCGGATCAGACATCTCGCCACCTCCACGGCGTCCTGCTCCCGATCGGCCCGGCGACCCGGAGGCCGCCGGCCGACCGGCCAACATCTCGAACACTACCTTCGCGGCCGTACCGGTCGCCCGGCACAGCCCGCACCGTGGTCAGTCGTCGTCCACGCCGTACAGCCGGCGTCGCACCGACAGCAGCTCGACCTCGGGACGGGCGGCCACCAGGCGCTCACAGGAGTCGAGCACCTCGCGGACGTGCCCTGTCTCGGCGGCCACCACGGCCACCGCAATCTGCGCCCGACCGTGCAGGTCGAGCGCTCCCACCTCGGCGGCCGACACGTCGAAGCGACGCAGCGCCGCCACGATCGGCCGTACATATGATCTCTTGGCTTTGAGCGACCGGGAGTCGCCCGGCAGCAGCAGGTCGAAGACCGCGGTTCCGGTGAACATCGCCCCGGACGATACCGCCAACCCGCCCCGCATGATCAAGGGGTTTACGCCGTACGGCGTAAACCCCTTGATCAGCGTGTCACTGCCGGATCAGGCGCGAACCTTCTCCCGCATCTCGAAGGTCTCGATGACGTCGCCGACCTGGACGTTGTTGTAACCACCCAGGGTCAGACCGCACTCGAAGCCCTCGCGGACCTCGGTGGCGTCGTCCTTGAACCGCTTGAGCGAGGTGATCGTGAGGTTGTCCGCCACGACCGTCCCGTCCCGAAGCAGTCGAGCCTTCGCGTTGCGCCGGATGATGCCCGACCGGACGATGCAACCGGAGATGTTGCCGATCTTGGACGAGCGGAACACGTCGCGGATCTCCGCGGTGCCCAGCTCGGCCTCCTCGTACTCCGGCTTGAGCAGGCCCTTGAGCGCTGCCTCGATCTCCTCGATGGCCTGGTAGATGACGGTGTAGTACCGGATCTCCACGCCCTCGCGGTCGGCCATCTCACGGACCTTGTTGGAGGCCCGCACGTTGAAGCCGATGATCGTGACCGGCTCGGACGACGCGCTCGCGAGCATGACGTTGCTCTCGGTGATCGCGCCGACGCCCCGGTCGAGGACCTTGAGCTGGACCTCCTCGGGGATGTCGAGGTTGAACAGCGCGTCCTCCAGGGCCTCCACCGAACCGGAGACATCGCCCTTGAGGATGAGGTTGAGCGAGGTCTTCTCGCCCTCCTTGAGCTGCTCCATGAGCGTCTCGAGGGTGGCCCGACCACGGGAGTTGGCGAATGCCGCCGCCCGCCGCCGCGCCTGCCGCTGCTCGGCGATCTGCCGCACGGTGCGGTCGTCCGCCGCCGCGAGGAACGTGTCGCCCGCGCCGGGCG
Coding sequences within:
- a CDS encoding M16 family metallopeptidase, yielding MSRAFSAPFPPDRRGVAPSRAAGVGRSGGTTRAVTRTLSDDPLGGTVRRTVLPSGLRVLTEAIPAMRSVSFGIWVAVGSRDETGPQAGAAHFLEHLLFKGTNKRNALEISSQIEAVGGETNAFTTKEYTCYYARVLDEDLPLAIDVMCDLVADSLLEPADVETERGVILEEIAMHDDEPGDEVHDLFVQAVYGDHPLGRLISGTAETVTPMTRRQIQSFYRGRYTAPQIVIAAAGNLDHATVVKLVRQAVRGTPLDSDPATPAPHRAATPAVRTKPATTVVEPKETEQAHVILGCPGIDRLDERRFALGVLNNVLGGGMSSRLFQEIREQRGLAYSVYSYASQYADTGLFAVYAGCAPGKVDEVLALTRAELARVAAAGLTEAEVARGKGMSKGSFVLGLEDTGSRMSRLAKGELLYGDLMPVDELLRRVDEVTVEDVNVLAAELLSRPMSLAVVGPFGEGDFAV
- a CDS encoding polyribonucleotide nucleotidyltransferase encodes the protein MTETKLGTESRTAVIDNGSFGTREITFSTGRLARQAAGSVIAQLGETVVLSATTAGKHPKEQFDFFPLTVDVEERMYAAGRIPGSFFRREGRPSEDAILTCRLIDRPLRPSFVKGLRNEVQVVETVLALDPQHPYDVVAINAASMSTKLSGLPFSGPIGATRVAHIDGQWVAFPTLEELARATFDMVVAGRTLEDGDVAIMMVEAEATPNAVALISAGATAPTEEIVASGLEAAKPAIRELCRAQSELAEVAAKPVTEFPVFLDYQDDAYDAVAEFARGDVAEAITIAGKADREEALDRVKARVAEELGARFEGREKELSAAFRSLTKSEVRNRVLREQVRMDGRGPRDIRALTAEVGVLPRVHGSALFERGETQILGVTTLNMLRMEQMVDTLSPENRKRYMHNYNFPPYSTGETGRVGSPKRREIGHGALAERALIPVLPTREEFPYAIRQVSEALGSNGSTSMGSVCASTLGLLSAGVPLKAPVAGIAMGLISDEVDGKTQYVTLTDILGAEDAFGDMDFKVAGTPDFVTALQLDTKLDGIPSDVLAAALQQANEARQVILGVMKAAIEAPAEMSDYAPRVTTVKIPVDKIGMVIGPKGQTINAIQDETGAEISIEDDGTIYVGATNGPSAQAAVDRINGIANPTLPKQGERFLGTVVKTAAFGAFISLLPGRDGLLHISKVGDGKRVERVEDFLNVGDRVEVEIADIDARGKIYLDKVRPEGAEAPAAGEAAGGDRPAGRDRGDRAPRDRGDRERGGDRGGRGPERGGEGGGGEGGEGGERPRRRTRHS
- the rpsO gene encoding 30S ribosomal protein S15 encodes the protein MALDQEAKASIRAEYATAEGDTGSPEVQVAVLTKRIAELTEHLKVHKHDHHSRRGLLLLVGRRRRLLNYVQKKDIARYRSLIERLGLRR
- a CDS encoding bifunctional riboflavin kinase/FAD synthetase; the encoded protein is MQRWRGYDAAPGGWGRSVVTIGVFDGVHKGHQATIGHAVTRARELGVQSVVVTFDPHPAEVVRPGSHPAVLTEPARKAELIEALGVDVLCVVPFTPEFSRLPAEQFVHDVLVEHLHAALVVVGANFRFGHRAAGDVALLEQLGRTFGFGVEGGPLVAEDGTVFSSTYIRSCVDAGDVGAAAAALGRPHRLEGVVVRGDQRGRELGFPTANLLCHRYAAVPADGVYAARLIRRGQREPLMAAVSVGTNPTFSGRERRVEAYALDFSGDLYGERLALDFVAHLRGQVRYDSIEPLIAQMEQDVTRTRHALA
- the truB gene encoding tRNA pseudouridine(55) synthase TruB; protein product: MSTDGLIVVDKPGGMTSHDVVARIRRLARTRRVGHGGTLDPMATGVLVIGVGRATRLLTYVIGAGKSYTGTIRLGQATVTDDAEGDVIASTPAGHLTDDAIRAALAPLRGEVDQVPSAVSAIKINGQRAYKRVREGESVELPSRRVTISRLEVLAIRRTEADLVDVDVDVTCSSGTYIRAIARDAGLALGVGGHLTALRRTAVGGFTLAEAATLDDLEQRAPEVVNLPLDAAADRFFARREATPEEARVLAHGGPLDPAGLTGPYAVFGPAGGLIAIVSERDGRARAEIVLAPA
- a CDS encoding MATE family efflux transporter codes for the protein MSQTVTTDRSVSPRRIASLALPALVVLAAEPLYVLVDTAVVGHLGRVPLAALAVGGTVMTLTAWVGTVVAYGTTGRAARRFGAGDRAAAVAEGVQTSWLAFGVGLLIAIGMQFGGAALARTLAGGAGDVADAAEHWLRIAALGAPGLLLAAAGNGWLRGVQDTRRPLYFVLGPNLLSALLCPLLVYPGGLGLVGSAVANVVAQTLCGALFAAALVTERVSLRPRPHVIRQQLVLSRDLLIRGLAFQASFLSATAVAARFGAAAVGAHQIALQLWFFTALVLDALAVAAQSLVGAALGAGDDAGARALARRIGLLGGICGVGFALFVAAGAGVVPTWFSSDPGVREQAMIAWPWFVVMLPLAGVVFALDGVLIGAGDVRYLRNLTIVAALGGFLPAIWLAYALDLGLGGIWAGLTVFVVIRLVALLLRLRNGRWAVVGAVR
- a CDS encoding DUF6186 family protein; translation: MRALAIGGFLAALVLFAVVEWLARREGSRIPTLGEVCAYVMRYEVGPVPVGRIGLFGFWWWLGWHFLAR